From Gimesia panareensis, the proteins below share one genomic window:
- a CDS encoding CpaF family protein, whose protein sequence is MAGHGLSHADPNMAFDDLKRLIHSKLVEKLDLSRVGDLEGDSLRREIRLVIEHLCDTENPLLNRSERERLIEEILDETFGFGPLELLLKDQDIADIMINGPKHVFVEKGGRIERSNVVFRDNQHLLQILDRIVSKVGRRVDETSPLVDARLPDGSRLNAVIPPLALDGPSLTIRKFGSNPLGLEDLLRFGAFTPEIAMLLEGSIKARINTIISGGTGSGKTTLLNTLSSFIQSDHRVITIEDAAELQLQQEHVLRLETRPPNIEGRGAISATDLVKNALRMRPDRIIIGECRGGESLDMLQAMNTGHEGSLTTIHANSPRDAVSRLETMITMGGVELPLKALRHQFASAVDLIIQVNRLQGGPRKVTHITEVLNMEQDTVIMQDIFLFVQDGIDADGRAFGHFEATGVRPAFMDRLEAAGVRLPSNLFANRVLQ, encoded by the coding sequence ATGGCAGGTCATGGCCTTTCCCACGCTGATCCCAATATGGCATTTGATGATCTGAAGCGGTTGATCCACAGCAAGCTGGTAGAAAAACTGGATTTATCTCGAGTCGGGGATCTGGAAGGAGATTCCCTGCGACGGGAAATCCGTCTGGTGATCGAGCATCTCTGTGATACTGAAAATCCATTGCTCAACCGTTCTGAACGCGAACGACTGATTGAAGAAATTCTGGATGAAACCTTTGGGTTCGGTCCCCTGGAGCTATTACTGAAAGACCAGGATATTGCCGACATCATGATCAACGGCCCCAAGCATGTGTTTGTGGAAAAGGGGGGACGGATCGAGCGTTCAAATGTAGTCTTCCGCGACAATCAGCATCTGCTCCAGATCCTGGACCGGATAGTTTCCAAAGTCGGTCGGCGTGTGGATGAAACTTCTCCGCTGGTCGATGCCCGGCTGCCCGATGGTTCCCGTTTGAACGCCGTGATTCCACCGCTGGCACTGGATGGTCCTTCGTTGACGATTCGTAAATTCGGTTCGAATCCACTGGGCCTGGAAGACCTGTTACGGTTTGGTGCATTTACGCCGGAAATTGCGATGTTGCTCGAAGGTTCGATCAAGGCCCGGATCAATACGATCATCAGTGGCGGTACTGGTTCCGGTAAAACCACTTTGTTGAATACACTTTCCAGCTTCATCCAGAGTGATCATCGTGTGATTACGATCGAAGACGCCGCGGAACTCCAACTGCAACAGGAACACGTGCTGCGACTGGAAACCCGTCCGCCGAATATTGAAGGCCGGGGAGCGATCTCTGCGACGGACCTGGTGAAGAACGCTCTGCGTATGCGTCCCGACCGGATTATCATCGGGGAATGTCGTGGCGGTGAATCGCTGGACATGTTACAGGCCATGAATACCGGTCATGAAGGTTCATTGACTACCATTCACGCGAACTCGCCCCGTGATGCTGTTTCCCGTCTGGAAACCATGATTACGATGGGGGGCGTGGAACTGCCTCTGAAAGCATTGCGTCACCAGTTTGCCTCAGCCGTGGATCTGATCATTCAGGTCAACCGGTTGCAGGGGGGACCACGTAAAGTGACCCATATTACGGAGGTGCTCAACATGGAACAGGATACTGTGATCATGCAGGATATTTTCCTGTTTGTTCAGGATGGGATTGATGCGGATGGCCGCGCTTTCGGGCACTTTGAAGCGACAGGGGTTCGTCCCGCATTTATGGATCGGCTGGAAGCAGCAGGCGTGCGTCTGCCTTCGAACCTGTTTGCCAATCGCGTCCTGCAGTAA
- a CDS encoding GtrA family protein, which produces MLPLSIILPISGETDNSASLLSQLEQALIDVGLSAEIILVTEHVSAELSQACQQLNQTIPVQLISPPRPESSTAVIMEGMQAGSGQNILVLDTAYCQSPEIIKSLYSPLQDQQTDFVLATFPGNTHSMFAGWLTRPLTKTKALQTGCFAISRNRFEQCREILNPASPQPVLEFLVKSRSQAVVEVPLPAGDLQSHQRGVSFSERVRWGVQLKELYEFKFKNYAYFLQFAIVGSSGVIVNLLALSLLLNWMIRPVAVAMAIWIAMTSNFLLNRHVTFSYARHAPILKQYLAYCGSCLTGNFFNWLTTLVLCGSISYFAERTLIAALIGILVGMGFNFLLCRLLVFGKHKADATVPKTNPAGKSQSSPG; this is translated from the coding sequence TTGCTGCCATTATCTATTATTCTCCCCATTTCTGGTGAGACAGACAATTCAGCCAGCCTGCTCTCTCAACTGGAGCAGGCGCTCATCGACGTCGGTCTGTCCGCTGAGATCATTCTGGTAACCGAGCATGTGTCTGCTGAGCTGAGTCAGGCGTGTCAGCAGCTGAACCAGACAATCCCGGTTCAGCTGATCTCCCCTCCCCGGCCAGAGAGCTCTACAGCTGTCATCATGGAAGGGATGCAGGCTGGCTCTGGGCAGAATATTCTGGTCCTTGATACAGCTTACTGCCAGTCGCCAGAGATAATTAAGTCGCTGTACTCCCCCTTGCAGGATCAACAGACGGACTTTGTCCTGGCAACATTTCCGGGAAACACTCACTCTATGTTTGCTGGTTGGCTGACCCGACCTTTAACGAAAACCAAAGCGCTCCAGACCGGTTGCTTCGCGATCTCGCGTAATCGATTCGAACAATGCCGTGAGATTCTTAATCCGGCCAGTCCACAACCGGTTCTGGAATTTCTCGTAAAGAGTCGTTCCCAGGCAGTCGTCGAAGTCCCTCTTCCGGCTGGCGATCTGCAATCCCACCAGAGGGGCGTCTCATTCAGTGAACGAGTCCGCTGGGGAGTGCAGTTGAAAGAGCTGTATGAGTTCAAATTCAAAAATTACGCTTACTTCCTGCAGTTCGCGATCGTGGGTTCGTCAGGGGTGATCGTGAACCTGCTGGCGTTGTCGTTGCTGCTGAACTGGATGATTCGTCCGGTCGCTGTCGCGATGGCAATCTGGATTGCCATGACGAGCAATTTCCTTCTGAACCGCCATGTCACATTTTCATATGCCCGGCATGCCCCGATCCTCAAACAATATCTCGCCTATTGCGGCAGCTGTCTGACCGGAAACTTTTTCAACTGGTTGACCACACTCGTCCTGTGCGGATCGATCAGTTACTTCGCAGAACGTACTTTGATCGCTGCCTTAATTGGAATCCTGGTCGGCATGGGCTTTAATTTCCTGCTCTGCCGGTTGCTGGTATTTGGAAAACACAAAGCCGATGCCACTGTTCCCAAAACCAATCCAGCAGGCAAATCTCAAAGTTCGCCAGGTTGA
- a CDS encoding DUF3467 domain-containing protein: protein MSDEPTPAENNDESSGEFNPERHTQEIRHSQVSARVPEGVSKGVFSTGAVVLQGGHEFILDFLLRISTPQQVVARVVLPIGVVPQMIRALRDNLNNYEKRFGFPTMPAPLPPQVTGSSDAINVGAGLESPASETPAPPVTETPSGTSAGGTGAVGETVTSETESAQSPEDPQAVEKPQSVEKPTETAQKPPSAEELYDELKLPDEMLSGVYANAVRIGHSATEFSFDFITTFFPRSCVSARVHLAAPNIPRLLDSLTHSFEQFQRKVAQQQKRQPPAAGDQPGEL, encoded by the coding sequence ATGAGTGATGAACCAACACCAGCAGAGAATAATGATGAATCCTCTGGAGAATTTAATCCGGAGCGGCACACTCAGGAGATCAGACATTCCCAGGTAAGTGCCCGGGTGCCGGAAGGCGTTTCCAAAGGTGTCTTCAGTACGGGGGCTGTCGTTCTCCAGGGAGGACACGAGTTTATCCTGGACTTTCTGCTGCGAATTTCAACTCCTCAGCAGGTGGTCGCCCGCGTAGTTCTGCCGATTGGCGTCGTACCCCAGATGATCCGCGCGCTCCGCGATAATCTGAATAATTATGAAAAGAGATTCGGGTTTCCCACGATGCCAGCCCCTCTGCCTCCCCAGGTCACTGGTTCATCTGATGCGATTAATGTGGGTGCCGGTCTGGAATCACCGGCGTCCGAAACGCCGGCTCCCCCTGTGACGGAAACGCCTTCAGGTACTTCTGCCGGAGGGACAGGCGCTGTCGGTGAGACTGTCACTTCGGAGACGGAGTCTGCACAGTCCCCCGAGGATCCGCAGGCCGTTGAGAAGCCGCAGTCAGTTGAGAAGCCGACTGAAACTGCTCAGAAGCCTCCTTCTGCGGAAGAATTGTACGATGAACTGAAACTACCCGATGAGATGCTGAGCGGTGTTTATGCAAATGCAGTCCGCATTGGTCATTCCGCGACGGAATTTTCGTTTGATTTCATCACCACTTTCTTTCCCCGCTCCTGCGTTTCAGCGCGTGTGCATCTGGCGGCTCCCAATATTCCCCGCCTGCTCGATTCGTTAACGCATTCATTTGAGCAGTTTCAGCGAAAGGTGGCTCAGCAGCAGAAACGGCAACCCCCTGCCGCGGGCGATCAACCTGGCGAACTTTGA
- the ispH gene encoding 4-hydroxy-3-methylbut-2-enyl diphosphate reductase — MKVILANPRGFCAGVNMAIECLEEVIRIFGNEIYVYHEIVHNKYVVNRFTNLGVTFVDAVCEVPENSILVFSAHGVSPQIREEARERNIRTIDATCPLVTKVHTEAIKYARDGYNIILIGHEGHDEVIGTMGEAPESITLIETPEEVESLAFPESARLAYLTQTTLSVDEAGRVIESLKQKYPQIESPPKEDICYATTNRQQAVSELVPQADLVLVLGSQNSSNSKRLMEIGKAAGKPSFLIDGVQELNPEWLENCETILITAGASAPEVVVQELVQYLEEEHQAEVETATIRQESVRFPLPRELRAL; from the coding sequence ATGAAAGTCATTTTGGCAAATCCCCGCGGCTTCTGTGCGGGAGTAAATATGGCAATCGAATGTCTGGAAGAGGTCATTCGCATTTTCGGTAATGAGATCTACGTCTATCACGAAATTGTCCATAACAAATATGTCGTCAATCGCTTTACAAATCTCGGTGTGACCTTTGTCGATGCGGTTTGTGAAGTTCCCGAAAATTCGATTCTGGTATTCAGTGCCCATGGTGTTTCTCCCCAGATTCGAGAGGAAGCCCGGGAACGGAATATTCGGACGATCGATGCGACCTGCCCGCTGGTCACGAAAGTTCACACAGAGGCCATCAAGTATGCGCGGGACGGGTACAACATCATTCTCATCGGACATGAAGGACACGATGAAGTGATCGGAACGATGGGCGAAGCGCCGGAAAGCATTACCCTGATTGAAACTCCAGAGGAAGTAGAGAGTCTGGCATTTCCGGAGTCAGCCAGACTGGCCTATCTGACACAAACCACGTTGAGCGTGGATGAAGCAGGTCGGGTGATTGAAAGTCTCAAACAGAAATATCCCCAGATTGAAAGTCCTCCCAAAGAAGATATCTGTTATGCGACAACGAATCGTCAACAGGCTGTCTCAGAACTGGTCCCCCAGGCTGATCTGGTGCTGGTGCTGGGCAGTCAGAACAGTTCCAACAGCAAACGGCTGATGGAGATCGGAAAAGCAGCCGGGAAGCCTTCGTTTCTGATAGACGGTGTCCAGGAACTGAATCCGGAATGGCTGGAAAACTGCGAAACGATTCTGATCACTGCCGGTGCGAGCGCCCCGGAAGTCGTGGTGCAGGAACTGGTCCAGTACCTGGAAGAAGAACATCAGGCGGAAGTGGAGACGGCAACCATTCGCCAGGAATCGGTCCGTTTTCCATTGCCCCGGGAACTCCGTGCACTTTAG
- the glmS gene encoding glutamine--fructose-6-phosphate transaminase (isomerizing): MCGIVGYIGHRPAGPLLIKGLQKLEYRGYDSAGVAVHAGSEIQVRKKKGRVMEMAALYKSTPIEGTAGIGHTRWATHGETNDQNSHPHVGGNGEVVIVHNGVIENYASLRTQLQGLGYVFRTTTDSETIAHLLSHHLEEQIKLGESLDETSTYLKAVENTLSRLKGTYGLVILFRELPDMLIAARLGSPLVIGVGKGEHFIASDASPLVGYTEEVIYLSDHEVAVLTRDEVEVFHRDEGQQKPSIQTLDQVSEDAELGDFEHYMLKEIFEQPQTLENAMRGRIDEDEATAKFGGLNLDPQQLRKIDRVVLTACGTSWHSGLVGEYLLEEFARIPTEVEYASELRYRNPPMSESTMIFAITQSGETADTLAAMRECKRKGHPTLAICNVVGSTIAREADGGIYLHAGPEVGVASTKAFTSQVMVLIQLALFLGRMRHLSYPAGRRIIDAIHQVPDQVRKCLECNDLVKEIADKYCNFNNFLYLGRLYNFPGALEGALKLKEISYIHAEGYPAAEMKHGPIALVDEETPSVFVVPRGQIYPKVMSNLEEVKARKGPVIAIACEGDRKIADIADDVIYVPDVDDFLQPLVTAIPLQLLSYHIAVLRGCNVDRPRNLAKSVTVE; this comes from the coding sequence ATGTGTGGAATTGTCGGCTATATTGGACATCGCCCAGCAGGGCCTTTGTTGATCAAGGGACTCCAGAAACTGGAATATCGTGGCTATGACAGTGCCGGGGTTGCGGTCCACGCAGGCAGCGAAATTCAGGTGCGCAAGAAAAAAGGGCGCGTCATGGAGATGGCGGCTCTGTATAAATCCACTCCAATTGAAGGAACCGCTGGGATCGGGCACACCCGCTGGGCGACTCACGGTGAGACGAACGACCAGAACTCGCATCCCCATGTCGGAGGGAATGGCGAAGTCGTTATCGTCCATAACGGGGTGATTGAAAACTACGCCTCTCTGCGGACGCAACTGCAGGGGCTGGGGTATGTGTTCCGAACCACCACCGATTCAGAAACAATCGCCCATCTGCTGTCTCACCACCTGGAAGAACAGATCAAGCTCGGTGAAAGCCTGGATGAGACGAGCACCTATCTCAAGGCGGTGGAGAATACTCTCTCTAGACTCAAAGGGACGTATGGCCTGGTCATTCTGTTTCGGGAACTGCCCGATATGCTGATCGCAGCCCGGCTGGGAAGCCCGCTGGTAATTGGTGTCGGCAAGGGCGAACATTTCATCGCCAGTGATGCAAGTCCCCTGGTGGGCTACACAGAGGAAGTGATCTACCTGTCGGATCATGAAGTTGCTGTGCTGACACGTGACGAAGTCGAAGTCTTCCATCGCGATGAGGGCCAGCAGAAACCATCGATTCAGACACTCGATCAGGTCAGTGAAGATGCAGAACTGGGTGACTTTGAACATTACATGCTCAAGGAGATTTTCGAACAGCCTCAAACACTGGAAAATGCGATGCGCGGTCGGATTGATGAAGATGAGGCGACCGCAAAATTTGGAGGTTTGAATCTGGACCCCCAGCAGCTCAGAAAGATTGACCGGGTGGTCCTGACAGCCTGCGGAACCAGCTGGCATTCCGGTCTGGTGGGAGAATATCTGCTGGAAGAATTCGCGCGGATCCCCACGGAAGTAGAATATGCGAGCGAACTGCGCTATCGCAATCCGCCGATGTCAGAAAGCACGATGATCTTTGCAATCACCCAGAGTGGAGAAACCGCAGACACCCTGGCAGCGATGCGGGAATGTAAACGGAAAGGTCATCCGACGCTGGCGATCTGTAATGTCGTCGGGTCCACGATTGCCCGTGAAGCGGACGGCGGAATCTACCTGCATGCGGGACCGGAGGTCGGAGTCGCTTCCACGAAAGCGTTTACCTCACAGGTGATGGTACTGATTCAACTGGCACTGTTTCTGGGCCGCATGCGACATCTTTCGTATCCCGCCGGTCGCCGGATTATTGATGCCATCCATCAGGTTCCTGACCAGGTACGCAAATGCCTCGAATGTAATGACCTGGTGAAAGAGATTGCTGACAAGTACTGTAATTTCAATAATTTTCTCTACCTGGGGCGGCTGTATAACTTCCCGGGGGCACTGGAAGGTGCTTTGAAGCTGAAAGAAATCAGTTACATCCATGCGGAAGGATATCCTGCCGCTGAAATGAAGCACGGGCCGATTGCGCTTGTTGATGAAGAGACGCCGAGTGTGTTTGTTGTTCCCCGCGGGCAGATCTATCCCAAGGTGATGAGCAACCTCGAAGAAGTGAAGGCGCGTAAGGGGCCTGTCATTGCGATTGCCTGTGAAGGGGACCGGAAGATCGCCGACATTGCCGACGATGTGATCTATGTACCGGATGTCGATGATTTCCTGCAGCCACTGGTGACGGCGATTCCGTTGCAGTTGCTGTCATATCACATTGCAGTGCTCAGGGGCTGCAATGTCGACCGTCCGCGTAATCTGGCGAAAAGCGTGACTGTGGAATAG
- a CDS encoding hydantoinase/oxoprolinase family protein, with the protein MYVIGLDVGGANLKVADCDGRARAVPFALWKTPELLAGTLRELLADFGRPDLVAVTMTGELADCFETKSEGVDQILTAVEEAFAPAPVLVWSTGAEFITTDIAREFPLLAAAANWHALATWVGRMVPEQRGLLIDIGSTTTDIIPLEQGFPVPEGLTDVERLLSGELVYTGGRRTPVAMVSPSVPLRGQMCPLAAESFATTLDLYLLLEMRPEDALDLETANGKPATRDAARVRLARSVCCDTTELSESELQEMAEWLVSQQLEQLKQAVDRVLERAGEPVGTVLISGSAVFLAEKLVRSHPILSQASLTDLAEIFDATIADAACAFAVSRLAAERVQIKG; encoded by the coding sequence ATGTATGTAATTGGTCTGGACGTAGGTGGTGCGAATCTGAAGGTGGCGGACTGTGATGGCCGAGCCCGGGCTGTCCCATTTGCGCTATGGAAGACGCCGGAGTTGCTGGCAGGCACCTTAAGAGAACTGCTGGCCGATTTTGGGCGCCCTGACCTGGTCGCGGTCACCATGACAGGGGAACTGGCTGACTGTTTCGAAACGAAGTCCGAGGGCGTGGATCAGATTCTGACAGCTGTTGAGGAAGCGTTTGCTCCTGCGCCGGTGCTTGTCTGGTCGACCGGCGCTGAATTTATTACCACCGACATTGCTCGAGAATTTCCACTACTGGCCGCTGCAGCGAACTGGCACGCCCTGGCCACCTGGGTAGGACGGATGGTTCCCGAGCAGAGAGGCCTGTTGATTGATATAGGCTCGACGACGACGGACATCATTCCACTGGAGCAGGGCTTTCCGGTGCCCGAAGGACTGACCGATGTGGAACGGCTGCTCTCGGGGGAACTGGTTTACACCGGGGGAAGACGGACCCCCGTGGCGATGGTATCCCCGAGTGTTCCTCTCCGAGGGCAGATGTGTCCCCTGGCTGCCGAAAGTTTCGCAACGACGCTTGATCTCTATCTGTTGCTGGAGATGCGGCCTGAAGATGCTTTGGATCTGGAGACCGCCAATGGAAAACCAGCTACCCGTGACGCGGCCCGAGTTCGACTGGCGCGGTCGGTTTGTTGTGATACTACGGAACTGTCAGAATCTGAATTACAGGAGATGGCAGAGTGGCTGGTATCACAGCAACTGGAGCAGCTCAAACAGGCCGTCGATCGCGTTCTGGAACGGGCAGGCGAGCCGGTGGGGACGGTTTTGATCAGTGGGAGTGCTGTCTTTCTGGCTGAAAAGCTGGTCCGGTCGCATCCGATACTGAGCCAGGCCAGTCTGACTGACTTAGCGGAAATCTTTGATGCGACGATCGCCGATGCTGCGTGTGCTTTTGCGGTCTCCCGACTGGCAGCCGAGCGTGTGCAGATCAAGGGCTGA
- a CDS encoding ATP-grasp domain-containing protein, with protein sequence MSLNVFVSEYLCSGGCLLAEAEPSLLAEGLAMLEAVLSDLLKIPDIQVQTCVQEGLLTSAEYQQAERDQRLQIHRVRQPEQEIELFHQACQRADVAWVIAPEFDDLLVSRTRLAQENGTRVVGPDLETIQLTADKWRLYQFLNEAGIPVIETELLSDDFGFPKHFPCLIKQRFGAGGLGLERFKRLEDWQRRIPELQTGLHASVWQPFVTGKALSVAALIQEGHCELCPIGEQRIGWESGFVYQGGRIPVTLEFECEQAIQELVNRVCRRLPGLAGYVGFDLLLPEQTPHSPLLVEINPRLTTSYTGYRQLTSDNLAERVLGMKAEAPLIRWETGDAVEFQADGSFEYILHNKKDERCM encoded by the coding sequence ATGTCATTGAACGTTTTTGTCTCCGAATATCTCTGTAGCGGCGGTTGTTTGCTGGCAGAGGCTGAACCTTCTCTGCTGGCGGAGGGGCTGGCGATGCTGGAGGCAGTGTTGTCCGATCTGTTGAAGATTCCTGATATTCAGGTGCAGACCTGTGTGCAGGAGGGGCTGCTGACTTCTGCCGAATATCAGCAGGCGGAACGCGATCAGCGTTTGCAGATCCATCGTGTCAGACAGCCCGAACAGGAGATAGAACTGTTTCATCAGGCGTGCCAACGGGCAGATGTCGCGTGGGTGATTGCCCCCGAGTTTGATGATCTCCTGGTTTCACGAACGAGGCTGGCACAGGAAAACGGGACACGCGTCGTGGGCCCTGATCTGGAGACGATCCAGTTGACCGCGGATAAGTGGCGTCTGTATCAGTTCTTGAATGAGGCAGGAATCCCTGTGATCGAAACCGAGTTGCTGTCCGACGACTTTGGTTTTCCCAAACACTTTCCCTGCCTGATCAAACAGCGTTTCGGTGCAGGCGGACTGGGGCTGGAACGCTTCAAACGACTGGAAGACTGGCAGAGGCGAATTCCGGAACTGCAGACAGGTTTACACGCGTCTGTCTGGCAGCCCTTTGTCACTGGTAAAGCACTTTCCGTTGCTGCATTGATTCAAGAGGGGCACTGTGAGTTGTGTCCGATTGGAGAACAGCGCATCGGCTGGGAATCGGGTTTTGTGTATCAGGGTGGGCGAATTCCTGTTACTTTGGAATTCGAATGCGAGCAGGCCATTCAGGAACTGGTGAATCGTGTCTGTCGTCGGCTTCCGGGTCTGGCGGGGTATGTGGGCTTTGATCTTCTGTTGCCTGAGCAGACGCCGCATTCGCCTCTGCTGGTTGAGATCAATCCACGTTTGACAACCAGTTATACAGGGTATCGTCAGTTGACGTCTGATAATCTGGCGGAGCGAGTTCTGGGAATGAAAGCCGAGGCCCCCTTAATTCGCTGGGAGACGGGGGACGCCGTTGAATTTCAGGCTGATGGAAGTTTTGAATACATCCTGCATAATAAGAAAGACGAACGATGTATGTAA